One Nicotiana tabacum cultivar K326 chromosome 23, ASM71507v2, whole genome shotgun sequence genomic window, TTTCCAGGAAAGGGGCTTGACAGATTATTCATCATTTGGGCCGCCTCTGCTGAATCAACTAAATGGTAGTGCAATTGCTGTGATGGTAAAAAAGTTAAATACTGTTGCTTCCTTGGCTCAGTTTGTCTCTGCATTGCCACACTCCGGTAAACTTTTGTATTGTTTTGGCACTTTTGGTCAAGTTGTTTGCCAACTTACAAGCAGTACAAAGCTATCCATCTTGGGCATACACAAAGCGGCTACTCTGTCAAGTGAACAGCATAGACTCGCAGCTATGACATTCCCTATTGGCAGTTTACAACAGTCAGGGCATTCGGAGGCGCCCTTGGAGGAAAACGGCCTCTTAGATGGATCAATCGCTATAACACTAGAGTCACAACGTGTCGAAAGTACAAGAATTGGTGGTTGGGTAGAGATGAAAAGATCAAATCCCAAATATTTGCAGTGGGCAGTTAATGTATCCGATACCCCCGACGATGATTTCGGATGGGGTTTTAGCCTTGGTGGTTTGATGCAAGGTCCAAGAAGTTTGGAACATTTTCAAGTTGAAAGCTTTGTCAATTTTAACTTGGGAAAGAAATGCAAGTTGCAACCTGGTCTGCTCTATGTAAGAGATGGAGCTACTCAGTTTCCTGCACTGATGTTTTGTACTAGTTGGTCCTTGTGAACAATTCTCACCCTATCCCTAAAACAGAAATAGCCATTAGAAATTCCCACACAGAAAACAAAATAGGAAGGATTTTGTCTGCTTAGGAGGAAATTAGCTCCTATGACCAGTTACAATTTGAACAGAAGAAAATGGTCCTACATAGATCTTATGTGTTCTATTTACTGATTTCATGTGTTATTTTTGGTTGGTCTCATATTCTCATGTGAAAAGAGATATATAACTAAAATAACACTTGTAATGTGTCATAAAACCGATCTCCTCCCTCTCTGCACAGCAACTAACTAATTTTATTAATCCAATCAGTTATGTAACCAGGGGCGGATGCAGCTTTCGGGCCGTGGCCCGTGGGTTCACCTGAACCTAATACTTCTCATGAGCTGTATAAATTTACTTACAAAAATTCATTGAAATTACAATAATAGTAGATATGAaaccataactttaaaaatataatgggtctaatactaaaaattttaaatgttgaacccaTAAAGTTAATGTGATGGATCAAGCTTTGTTCACTATATAATAtctttggccaagcttttagataCTGTTTATTTTGAAAGATGCTTTTCGTTAAATGGAGTTTTAGCATAAATATTTTGGGAAAGTAACAATTTATGTTTGGCTAAATAATTTAAGGAACACTTTTATTGTATTAGAAAAGTAGTTTGTGTTTGACACTTCTTTTCAAGGAGTGTTTTTGTAAGTATTAAATTACAAAAGGGGATATATAAAGATTCATTTACACGATTAGTTCTACTTTgagtaaataaaataaattaaaaaatttattactaTGAGACTTTAATTAGGcattaaattttatttaattaaaaaatgaaaaaaataaaattacaaattaaGAGATGGAGCAAGTTTTGTGAGGCTTTGGTCATAGATGTGTTGTTGACAAGGCATGGGGTTAGTTTTTTCTCATATTGTGGGATAATTTGATAAACATAAGAAACGGAAGCGCTTTCAATTATTCAGAAACTTGGCCAAATGAACTAGTTTATTTTAAGTgaccattttttaaaatttttagattATTTAACAAAAattgacatatttttatatttacaaattttttAAGTctgaatattttattttatccttaataaCATGCTTGTGTAGCCACATAAATATCATTTATATTTAAGATAAATTtca contains:
- the LOC107805780 gene encoding uncharacterized protein LOC107805780 isoform X1 yields the protein MEAAVSVVDKLKSFAKSTQDFASGVLRGGDTSNRRSPIEILKRLQREAFSDIMKLRDRQEKVERVLAFYKSSKGSPFQEASTNVRGEFDAVGALLMIGTIDERKRNAIERTIRTGIDSRLTFETTVREKDTLVAEFVGSERGQINIQGTPLSLAKVLYAANISDWFSAVAIPVGGRCRDIAVPTSSREERGLTDYSSFGPPLLNQLNGSAIAVMVKKLNTVASLAQFVSALPHSGKLLYCFGTFGQVVCQLTSSTKLSILGIHKAATLSSEQHRLAAMTFPIGSLQQSGHSEAPLEENGLLDGSIAITLESQRVESTRIGGWVEMKRSNPKYLQWAVNVSDTPDDDFGWGFSLGGLMQGPRSLEHFQVESFVNFNLGKKCKLQPGLLYVRDGATQFPALMFCTSWSL
- the LOC107805780 gene encoding uncharacterized protein LOC107805780 isoform X2, giving the protein MKLRDRQEKVERVLAFYKSSKGSPFQEASTNVRGEFDAVGALLMIGTIDERKRNAIERTIRTGIDSRLTFETTVREKDTLVAEFVGSERGQINIQGTPLSLAKVLYAANISDWFSAVAIPVGGRCRDIAVPTSSREERGLTDYSSFGPPLLNQLNGSAIAVMVKKLNTVASLAQFVSALPHSGKLLYCFGTFGQVVCQLTSSTKLSILGIHKAATLSSEQHRLAAMTFPIGSLQQSGHSEAPLEENGLLDGSIAITLESQRVESTRIGGWVEMKRSNPKYLQWAVNVSDTPDDDFGWGFSLGGLMQGPRSLEHFQVESFVNFNLGKKCKLQPGLLYVRDGATQFPALMFCTSWSL